A portion of the Lolium rigidum isolate FL_2022 chromosome 1, APGP_CSIRO_Lrig_0.1, whole genome shotgun sequence genome contains these proteins:
- the LOC124683312 gene encoding uncharacterized protein LOC124683312 isoform X1 yields MMFDDDDDDVDPGFNVVDNYHFEDGDGDPVCFSVLPLKFGEIGEVACLDSKKVHLQGLADGLLLKVHKEVVAWKVGLDNEQPKILALSSEGKWIELLKPRKCYENTVRSILITVQMLHFVRRWPRKRKTSLLDHLSEVFSKFDHKPSEYDLKKHRSIIKLFAEKDPTLMKSKILQMFTENTSRNIRESILQAVRTKEPTVMSSSDDEEDLDNDSDDDYSGQEDNRDADYSCDDDDSDDQDNDDDKSNDDYSCNDDDSDDDGDIGNVGDDDGEAGTDNLCAICDNGGKLLSCVGQCKRAFHPREKDGRESNCETLGLTTAQLKEIDQYLCKNCEYKQHQCFSCGDLEPSDGPNAKVFQCYKASCGHFYHPSCIAKLLEPDDTDGACMLEKKIAAGMSFTCPAHWCSKCGKMEDSAKIAQWLAVCRRCPVSYHKKCLPSDISFESKRGRRIRAWQLDDGRVIIYCGYHKLEKTTGTPRRDHVKLPSITETDTIGSHCMDHTPSVAEIDRTRDLSKKKAKVTGKRKLDIDQGSTGTTEMSNKLCREEADQTQKVATNNSREHISQEGRGVLKNDTTHLNLAHNDEQNNYIVEGQAEGDKNNTKSGKEKETHRVENGYEHDLILEKEKIPEKGSNKSGLTIGGFASGHVDGHSREKLAHVKTTTSNRIGTQQDSEWDGDQQVDGSYAGKQELNNPQCNGTHKATEIDTSGDKSRMRQGHKEQATDSKILNLERNREKLYIKTERDDCRKAQDPQCLRNHEPDALDYKLRSRDLGSSSTSKSHPRHNDDQSASKTELRSRDCRGSGRKEWRNNMGVNSYRGNSPSERRHPQKKSRVNSPEGRRMDHDNYHARSNDQHNHREDYSSDADGYRRRQNRREDYSSDGGGDRRSSRREDYFSDGGGDRRSPNRREDYSSDGGGDRRRPNRREDYSSDGGGDRRRLSRREDYSSDGGGDRRMLSHREDYCGDGDAGRRRPSPQHSDGDVGRGRLSPRQSEFSPPASYPTRTEYGGRRRHDPPSYDGRHDPYTNSRESEHVNYAMDQRGVPFHGNPPNVQYHEYTDLEYGRHNTAPVDRYPLQEDSTGFYGGHFRDYGEGSGYRKRNRLNPEDRALSCGPVTEKYALRLDLTNHHPVRRQGGLPDAGFSRDAW; encoded by the exons ATGATgtttgatgacgacgacgatgatgtggACCCGGGATTTAATGTTGTTGATAACTATCACTTTGAGGATGGCGATGGCGACCCTGTTTGTTTCAGTGTTTTGCCTCTAAAGTTCGGTGAGATTGGTGAAGTAGCATGTCTTGATTCCAAGAAGGTTCATTTGCAAGGGCTTGCGGACGGTCTCCTCCTTAAAGTGCACAAAGAGGTAGTGGCTTGGAAGGTTGGACTTGACAATGAGCAGCCAAAGATCTTGGCGCTTTCAAGTGAGGGCAAGTGGATAGAATTGTTGAAACCACGGAAATGCTACGAGAATACTGTTCGATCTATATTGATCACGGTTCAGATGCTCCACTTTGTAAGGAGGTGGCCTAGAAAACGAAAGACAAGCCTTTTGGATCACCTGTCTGAAGTTTTCAG TAAATTTGACCACAAGCCTTCTGAATATGACTTAAAGAAGCACCGTTCCATAATCAAGCTCTTTGCTGAGAAGGATCCCACCTTGATGAAGTCAAAG ATTCTTCAAATGTTTACTGAGAATACCTCCAGGAACATCAGAGAG TCCATTTTACAGGCTGTGCGTACCAAAGAGCCGACTGTTATGAGCAGtagcgacgacgaagaagactTGGACAATGATAGTGATGATGATTACAGTGGCCAAGAAGACAACCGTGATGCTGATTATAGCTGTGATGATGACGATAGTGATGATCAAGACAATGATGATGACAAGAGCAATGATGATTACAGCTGCAATGATGACgatagtgatgatgatggtgatattGGCAAtgttggtgatgatgatggtgaagcTGGTACTGATAACTTATGTGCGATATGTGACAATGGAGGGAAATTGCTAAG CTGTGTAGGACAATGCAAAAGGGCCTTTCATCCCAGAGAGAAAGATGGAAGAGAATCTAATTGTGAAACTCTTGGTTTAACTACTGCACAGCTAAAG GAAATTGATCAATATCTGTGCAAGAATTGTGAATATAAGCAACACCAATGTTTCAGTTGTGGAGATCTTGAGCCATCTGATGGGCCAAatgctaag GTGTTCCAATGCTATAAAGCATCGTGTGGGCACTTCTACCACCCTAGTTGTATTGCCAAATTACTTGAGCCAGATGACACTGATGGAGCTTGTATGTTGGAGAAAAAGATTGCTGCCGGTATGTCATTTACATGTCCTGCACACTGGTGCTCTAAATGTGGAAAGATGGAAGACAGTGCTAAAATAGCACAATGGCTTGCGGTCTGCAGACGTTGTCCAGTGTCATATCACAAAAAGTGTTTGCCAAG TGACATTTCCTTTGAGAGCAAGCGTGGCAGAAGAATACGTGCTTGGCAGCTGGATGATGGAAGGGTTATCATTTACTGTGG ATACCATAAACTAGAAAAAACTACTGGAACACCTCGCAGAGACCATGTAAAGTTACCTTCTATTACAGAAACGGACACCATTGGATCACATTGCATGGACCATACACCTTCTGTTGCAGAAATTGATAGAACACGAGATCTTTCTAAGAAGAAAGCAAAAGTGACTGGTAAAAGGAAATTGGACATCGATCAAGGctcaacaggaactacggaaatgTCAAACAAGCTATGTAGAGAAGAAGCCGACCAAACCCAAAAAGTAGCTACGAATAACTCAAGGGAACATATTAGTCAAGAAGGGAGAGGCGTTCTCAAGAATGACACCACCCATTTAAATCTGGCGCACAATGATGAGCAGAACAACTACATTGTGGAAGGACAGGCTGAAGGTGATAAAAACAACACCAAATCTGGAAAAGAGAAAGAGACTCATAGGGTAGAAAATGGATATGAACATGACTTGATACTTGAAAAGGAGAAGATTCCTGAGAAGGGAAGTAATAAATCTGGTTTAACTATTGGGGGGTTTGCATCAGGGCATGTTGATGGCCACTCTCGAGAAAAGCTTGCACATGTGAAGACAACTACTTCAAACAGAATAGGTACCCAGCAAGACTCTGAATGGGATGGTGACCAACAAGTTGATGGAAGCTATGCGGGCAAGCAGGAGCTAAACAATCCCCAGTGCAATGGTACTCACAAAGCAACAGAAATAGATACTTCAGGTGACAAATCAAGAATGAGACAGGGACACAAGGAACAGGCAACTGATAGTAAGATTTTGAACTTGGAAAGGAACAGAGAAAAGTTATACATAAAAACTGAAAGAGATGATTGTCGCAAAGCTCAGGATCCTCAGTGTCTTCGTAATCATGAACCGGATGCTCTGGATTACAAGTTGAGAAGTCGTGATCTCGGTAGTTCTTCCACATCAAAAAGTCATCCTCGGCATAATGATGATCAGAGCGCTTCAAAGACTGAACTCAGATCCAGAGACTGTAGGGGATCAGGTAGAAAAGAGTGGAGGAATAATATGGGAGTGAATTCTTATAGGGGCAATTCACCCTCGGAGAGAAGACACCCTCAAAAGAAATCGAGGGTCAATTCTCCGGAAGGCCGAAGAATGGACCATGATAACTATCATGCTAGAAGCAACGACCAACACAATCATCGTGAGGATTATTCCAGTGATGCTGATGGTTATAGGAGGAGGCAGAATCGTCGTGAGGATTATTCcagtgatggtggtggtgatagGAGGTCGAGTCGTCGTGAGGATTATTTcagtgatggtggtggtgatagGAGGAGTCCGAATCGTCGTGAGGATTATTCcagtgatggtggtggtgatagGAGGAGGCCGAATCGTCGTGAGGATTATTCcagtgatggtggtggtgatagGAGGAGGTTGAGTCGTCGTGAGGATTATTCcagtgatggtggtggtgatagGAGGATGTTGAGTCACCGTGAGGATTATTGCGGTGATGGTGATGCTGGTAGAAGGAGGCCGAGTCCCCAGCACAGTGATGGTGATGTTGGTAGAGGGAGGCTTAGTCCCCGGCAATCAGAATTTTCTCCCCCGGCTTCATATCCGACAAGAACGGAGTATGGTGGTCGCAGAAGGCATGATCCTCCTTCATATGATGGAAGGCATGACCCCTATACGAACTCAAGAGAGTCGGAACATGTAAATTATGCAATGGACCAAAGAGGCGTTCCCTTCCATGGAAATCCACCCAATGTCCAGTATCATGAATACACCGACCTCGAGTATGGCAGACACAACACTGCTCCTGTTGATAGGTATCCTCTCCAAGAGGACTCTACTGGATTCTATGGTGGGCATTTCAGGGATTACGGAGAGGGATCAGGTTATCGAAAAAGGAACAGATTAAACCCGGAAGATAGGGCTTTGTCTTGTGGTCCGGTTACGGAAAAGTATGCCCTACGCCTtgacctaacgaaccatcatccaGTAAGAAGGCAAGGTGGACTACCGGATGCAGGCTTCTCACGTGATGCTTGGTGA
- the LOC124683312 gene encoding uncharacterized protein LOC124683312 isoform X4 produces MMFDDDDDDVDPGFNVVDNYHFEDGDGDPVCFSVLPLKFGEIGEVACLDSKKVHLQGLADGLLLKVHKEVVAWKVGLDNEQPKILALSSEGKWIELLKPRKCYENTVRSILITVQMLHFVRRWPRKRKTSLLDHLSEVFSKFDHKPSEYDLKKHRSIIKLFAEKDPTLMKSKILQMFTENTSRNIRESILQAVRTKEPTVMSSSDDEEDLDNDSDDDYSGQEDNRDADYSCDDDDSDDQDNDDDKSNDDYSCNDDDSDDDGDIGNVGDDDGEAGTDNLCAICDNGGKLLSCVGQCKRAFHPREKDGRESNCETLGLTTAQLKEIDQYLCKNCEYKQHQCFSCGDLEPSDGPNAKVFQCYKASCGHFYHPSCIAKLLEPDDTDGACMLEKKIAAGMSFTCPAHWCSKCGKMEDSAKIAQWLAVCRRCPVSYHKKCLPSDISFESKRGRRIRAWQLDDGRVIIYCGYHKLEKTTGTPRRDHVKLPSITETDTIGSHCMDHTPSVAEIDRTRDLSKKKAKVTGKRKLDIDQGSTGTTEMSNKLCREEADQTQKVATNNSREHISQEGRGVLKNDTTHLNLAHNDEQNNYIVEGQAEGDKNNTKSGKEKETHRVENGYEHDLILEKEKIPEKGSNKSGLTIGGFASGHVDGHSREKLAHVKTTTSNRIGTQQDSEWDGDQQVDGSYAGKQELNNPQCNGTHKATEIDTSGDKSRMRQGHKEQATDSKILNLERNREKLYIKTERDDCRKAQDPQCLRNHEPDALDYKLRSRDLGSSSTSKSHPRHNDDQSASKTELRSRDCRGSGRKEWRNNMGVNSYRGNSPSERRHPQKKSRVNSPEGRRMDHDNYHARSNDQHNHREDYSSDADGYRRRQNRREDYSSDGGGDRRSSRREDYFSDGGGDRRSPNRREDYSSDGGGDRRRPNRREDYSSDGGGDRRLSPRQSEFSPPASYPTRTEYGGRRRHDPPSYDGRHDPYTNSRESEHVNYAMDQRGVPFHGNPPNVQYHEYTDLEYGRHNTAPVDRYPLQEDSTGFYGGHFRDYGEGSGYRKRNRLNPEDRALSCGPVTEKYALRLDLTNHHPVRRQGGLPDAGFSRDAW; encoded by the exons ATGATgtttgatgacgacgacgatgatgtggACCCGGGATTTAATGTTGTTGATAACTATCACTTTGAGGATGGCGATGGCGACCCTGTTTGTTTCAGTGTTTTGCCTCTAAAGTTCGGTGAGATTGGTGAAGTAGCATGTCTTGATTCCAAGAAGGTTCATTTGCAAGGGCTTGCGGACGGTCTCCTCCTTAAAGTGCACAAAGAGGTAGTGGCTTGGAAGGTTGGACTTGACAATGAGCAGCCAAAGATCTTGGCGCTTTCAAGTGAGGGCAAGTGGATAGAATTGTTGAAACCACGGAAATGCTACGAGAATACTGTTCGATCTATATTGATCACGGTTCAGATGCTCCACTTTGTAAGGAGGTGGCCTAGAAAACGAAAGACAAGCCTTTTGGATCACCTGTCTGAAGTTTTCAG TAAATTTGACCACAAGCCTTCTGAATATGACTTAAAGAAGCACCGTTCCATAATCAAGCTCTTTGCTGAGAAGGATCCCACCTTGATGAAGTCAAAG ATTCTTCAAATGTTTACTGAGAATACCTCCAGGAACATCAGAGAG TCCATTTTACAGGCTGTGCGTACCAAAGAGCCGACTGTTATGAGCAGtagcgacgacgaagaagactTGGACAATGATAGTGATGATGATTACAGTGGCCAAGAAGACAACCGTGATGCTGATTATAGCTGTGATGATGACGATAGTGATGATCAAGACAATGATGATGACAAGAGCAATGATGATTACAGCTGCAATGATGACgatagtgatgatgatggtgatattGGCAAtgttggtgatgatgatggtgaagcTGGTACTGATAACTTATGTGCGATATGTGACAATGGAGGGAAATTGCTAAG CTGTGTAGGACAATGCAAAAGGGCCTTTCATCCCAGAGAGAAAGATGGAAGAGAATCTAATTGTGAAACTCTTGGTTTAACTACTGCACAGCTAAAG GAAATTGATCAATATCTGTGCAAGAATTGTGAATATAAGCAACACCAATGTTTCAGTTGTGGAGATCTTGAGCCATCTGATGGGCCAAatgctaag GTGTTCCAATGCTATAAAGCATCGTGTGGGCACTTCTACCACCCTAGTTGTATTGCCAAATTACTTGAGCCAGATGACACTGATGGAGCTTGTATGTTGGAGAAAAAGATTGCTGCCGGTATGTCATTTACATGTCCTGCACACTGGTGCTCTAAATGTGGAAAGATGGAAGACAGTGCTAAAATAGCACAATGGCTTGCGGTCTGCAGACGTTGTCCAGTGTCATATCACAAAAAGTGTTTGCCAAG TGACATTTCCTTTGAGAGCAAGCGTGGCAGAAGAATACGTGCTTGGCAGCTGGATGATGGAAGGGTTATCATTTACTGTGG ATACCATAAACTAGAAAAAACTACTGGAACACCTCGCAGAGACCATGTAAAGTTACCTTCTATTACAGAAACGGACACCATTGGATCACATTGCATGGACCATACACCTTCTGTTGCAGAAATTGATAGAACACGAGATCTTTCTAAGAAGAAAGCAAAAGTGACTGGTAAAAGGAAATTGGACATCGATCAAGGctcaacaggaactacggaaatgTCAAACAAGCTATGTAGAGAAGAAGCCGACCAAACCCAAAAAGTAGCTACGAATAACTCAAGGGAACATATTAGTCAAGAAGGGAGAGGCGTTCTCAAGAATGACACCACCCATTTAAATCTGGCGCACAATGATGAGCAGAACAACTACATTGTGGAAGGACAGGCTGAAGGTGATAAAAACAACACCAAATCTGGAAAAGAGAAAGAGACTCATAGGGTAGAAAATGGATATGAACATGACTTGATACTTGAAAAGGAGAAGATTCCTGAGAAGGGAAGTAATAAATCTGGTTTAACTATTGGGGGGTTTGCATCAGGGCATGTTGATGGCCACTCTCGAGAAAAGCTTGCACATGTGAAGACAACTACTTCAAACAGAATAGGTACCCAGCAAGACTCTGAATGGGATGGTGACCAACAAGTTGATGGAAGCTATGCGGGCAAGCAGGAGCTAAACAATCCCCAGTGCAATGGTACTCACAAAGCAACAGAAATAGATACTTCAGGTGACAAATCAAGAATGAGACAGGGACACAAGGAACAGGCAACTGATAGTAAGATTTTGAACTTGGAAAGGAACAGAGAAAAGTTATACATAAAAACTGAAAGAGATGATTGTCGCAAAGCTCAGGATCCTCAGTGTCTTCGTAATCATGAACCGGATGCTCTGGATTACAAGTTGAGAAGTCGTGATCTCGGTAGTTCTTCCACATCAAAAAGTCATCCTCGGCATAATGATGATCAGAGCGCTTCAAAGACTGAACTCAGATCCAGAGACTGTAGGGGATCAGGTAGAAAAGAGTGGAGGAATAATATGGGAGTGAATTCTTATAGGGGCAATTCACCCTCGGAGAGAAGACACCCTCAAAAGAAATCGAGGGTCAATTCTCCGGAAGGCCGAAGAATGGACCATGATAACTATCATGCTAGAAGCAACGACCAACACAATCATCGTGAGGATTATTCCAGTGATGCTGATGGTTATAGGAGGAGGCAGAATCGTCGTGAGGATTATTCcagtgatggtggtggtgatagGAGGTCGAGTCGTCGTGAGGATTATTTcagtgatggtggtggtgatagGAGGAGTCCGAATCGTCGTGAGGATTATTCcagtgatggtggtggtgatagGAGGAGGCCGAATCGTCGTGAGGATTATTCcagtgatggtggtggtgatagGAG GCTTAGTCCCCGGCAATCAGAATTTTCTCCCCCGGCTTCATATCCGACAAGAACGGAGTATGGTGGTCGCAGAAGGCATGATCCTCCTTCATATGATGGAAGGCATGACCCCTATACGAACTCAAGAGAGTCGGAACATGTAAATTATGCAATGGACCAAAGAGGCGTTCCCTTCCATGGAAATCCACCCAATGTCCAGTATCATGAATACACCGACCTCGAGTATGGCAGACACAACACTGCTCCTGTTGATAGGTATCCTCTCCAAGAGGACTCTACTGGATTCTATGGTGGGCATTTCAGGGATTACGGAGAGGGATCAGGTTATCGAAAAAGGAACAGATTAAACCCGGAAGATAGGGCTTTGTCTTGTGGTCCGGTTACGGAAAAGTATGCCCTACGCCTtgacctaacgaaccatcatccaGTAAGAAGGCAAGGTGGACTACCGGATGCAGGCTTCTCACGTGATGCTTGGTGA
- the LOC124683312 gene encoding uncharacterized protein LOC124683312 isoform X3, with amino-acid sequence MMFDDDDDDVDPGFNVVDNYHFEDGDGDPVCFSVLPLKFGEIGEVACLDSKKVHLQGLADGLLLKVHKEVVAWKVGLDNEQPKILALSSEGKWIELLKPRKCYENTVRSILITVQMLHFVRRWPRKRKTSLLDHLSEVFSKFDHKPSEYDLKKHRSIIKLFAEKDPTLMKSKILQMFTENTSRNIRESILQAVRTKEPTVMSSSDDEEDLDNDSDDDYSGQEDNRDADYSCDDDDSDDQDNDDDKSNDDYSCNDDDSDDDGDIGNVGDDDGEAGTDNLCAICDNGGKLLSCVGQCKRAFHPREKDGRESNCETLGLTTAQLKEIDQYLCKNCEYKQHQCFSCGDLEPSDGPNAKVFQCYKASCGHFYHPSCIAKLLEPDDTDGACMLEKKIAAGMSFTCPAHWCSKCGKMEDSAKIAQWLAVCRRCPVSYHKKCLPSDISFESKRGRRIRAWQLDDGRVIIYCGYHKLEKTTGTPRRDHVKLPSITETDTIGSHCMDHTPSVAEIDRTRDLSKKKAKVTGKRKLDIDQGSTGTTEMSNKLCREEADQTQKVATNNSREHISQEGRGVLKNDTTHLNLAHNDEQNNYIVEGQAEGDKNNTKSGKEKETHRVENGYEHDLILEKEKIPEKGSNKSGLTIGGFASGHVDGHSREKLAHVKTTTSNRIGTQQDSEWDGDQQVDGSYAGKQELNNPQCNGTHKATEIDTSGDKSRMRQGHKEQATDSKILNLERNREKLYIKTERDDCRKAQDPQCLRNHEPDALDYKLRSRDLGSSSTSKSHPRHNDDQSASKTELRSRDCRGSGRKEWRNNMGVNSYRGNSPSERRHPQKKSRVNSPEGRRMDHDNYHARSNDQHNHREDYSSDADGYRRRQNRREDYSSDGGGDRRSSRREDYFSDGGGDRRSPNRREDYSSDGGGDRRRPNRREDYSSDGGGDRRRLSRREDYSSDGGGDRRMLSHREDYCGDQHSDGDVGRGRLSPRQSEFSPPASYPTRTEYGGRRRHDPPSYDGRHDPYTNSRESEHVNYAMDQRGVPFHGNPPNVQYHEYTDLEYGRHNTAPVDRYPLQEDSTGFYGGHFRDYGEGSGYRKRNRLNPEDRALSCGPVTEKYALRLDLTNHHPVRRQGGLPDAGFSRDAW; translated from the exons ATGATgtttgatgacgacgacgatgatgtggACCCGGGATTTAATGTTGTTGATAACTATCACTTTGAGGATGGCGATGGCGACCCTGTTTGTTTCAGTGTTTTGCCTCTAAAGTTCGGTGAGATTGGTGAAGTAGCATGTCTTGATTCCAAGAAGGTTCATTTGCAAGGGCTTGCGGACGGTCTCCTCCTTAAAGTGCACAAAGAGGTAGTGGCTTGGAAGGTTGGACTTGACAATGAGCAGCCAAAGATCTTGGCGCTTTCAAGTGAGGGCAAGTGGATAGAATTGTTGAAACCACGGAAATGCTACGAGAATACTGTTCGATCTATATTGATCACGGTTCAGATGCTCCACTTTGTAAGGAGGTGGCCTAGAAAACGAAAGACAAGCCTTTTGGATCACCTGTCTGAAGTTTTCAG TAAATTTGACCACAAGCCTTCTGAATATGACTTAAAGAAGCACCGTTCCATAATCAAGCTCTTTGCTGAGAAGGATCCCACCTTGATGAAGTCAAAG ATTCTTCAAATGTTTACTGAGAATACCTCCAGGAACATCAGAGAG TCCATTTTACAGGCTGTGCGTACCAAAGAGCCGACTGTTATGAGCAGtagcgacgacgaagaagactTGGACAATGATAGTGATGATGATTACAGTGGCCAAGAAGACAACCGTGATGCTGATTATAGCTGTGATGATGACGATAGTGATGATCAAGACAATGATGATGACAAGAGCAATGATGATTACAGCTGCAATGATGACgatagtgatgatgatggtgatattGGCAAtgttggtgatgatgatggtgaagcTGGTACTGATAACTTATGTGCGATATGTGACAATGGAGGGAAATTGCTAAG CTGTGTAGGACAATGCAAAAGGGCCTTTCATCCCAGAGAGAAAGATGGAAGAGAATCTAATTGTGAAACTCTTGGTTTAACTACTGCACAGCTAAAG GAAATTGATCAATATCTGTGCAAGAATTGTGAATATAAGCAACACCAATGTTTCAGTTGTGGAGATCTTGAGCCATCTGATGGGCCAAatgctaag GTGTTCCAATGCTATAAAGCATCGTGTGGGCACTTCTACCACCCTAGTTGTATTGCCAAATTACTTGAGCCAGATGACACTGATGGAGCTTGTATGTTGGAGAAAAAGATTGCTGCCGGTATGTCATTTACATGTCCTGCACACTGGTGCTCTAAATGTGGAAAGATGGAAGACAGTGCTAAAATAGCACAATGGCTTGCGGTCTGCAGACGTTGTCCAGTGTCATATCACAAAAAGTGTTTGCCAAG TGACATTTCCTTTGAGAGCAAGCGTGGCAGAAGAATACGTGCTTGGCAGCTGGATGATGGAAGGGTTATCATTTACTGTGG ATACCATAAACTAGAAAAAACTACTGGAACACCTCGCAGAGACCATGTAAAGTTACCTTCTATTACAGAAACGGACACCATTGGATCACATTGCATGGACCATACACCTTCTGTTGCAGAAATTGATAGAACACGAGATCTTTCTAAGAAGAAAGCAAAAGTGACTGGTAAAAGGAAATTGGACATCGATCAAGGctcaacaggaactacggaaatgTCAAACAAGCTATGTAGAGAAGAAGCCGACCAAACCCAAAAAGTAGCTACGAATAACTCAAGGGAACATATTAGTCAAGAAGGGAGAGGCGTTCTCAAGAATGACACCACCCATTTAAATCTGGCGCACAATGATGAGCAGAACAACTACATTGTGGAAGGACAGGCTGAAGGTGATAAAAACAACACCAAATCTGGAAAAGAGAAAGAGACTCATAGGGTAGAAAATGGATATGAACATGACTTGATACTTGAAAAGGAGAAGATTCCTGAGAAGGGAAGTAATAAATCTGGTTTAACTATTGGGGGGTTTGCATCAGGGCATGTTGATGGCCACTCTCGAGAAAAGCTTGCACATGTGAAGACAACTACTTCAAACAGAATAGGTACCCAGCAAGACTCTGAATGGGATGGTGACCAACAAGTTGATGGAAGCTATGCGGGCAAGCAGGAGCTAAACAATCCCCAGTGCAATGGTACTCACAAAGCAACAGAAATAGATACTTCAGGTGACAAATCAAGAATGAGACAGGGACACAAGGAACAGGCAACTGATAGTAAGATTTTGAACTTGGAAAGGAACAGAGAAAAGTTATACATAAAAACTGAAAGAGATGATTGTCGCAAAGCTCAGGATCCTCAGTGTCTTCGTAATCATGAACCGGATGCTCTGGATTACAAGTTGAGAAGTCGTGATCTCGGTAGTTCTTCCACATCAAAAAGTCATCCTCGGCATAATGATGATCAGAGCGCTTCAAAGACTGAACTCAGATCCAGAGACTGTAGGGGATCAGGTAGAAAAGAGTGGAGGAATAATATGGGAGTGAATTCTTATAGGGGCAATTCACCCTCGGAGAGAAGACACCCTCAAAAGAAATCGAGGGTCAATTCTCCGGAAGGCCGAAGAATGGACCATGATAACTATCATGCTAGAAGCAACGACCAACACAATCATCGTGAGGATTATTCCAGTGATGCTGATGGTTATAGGAGGAGGCAGAATCGTCGTGAGGATTATTCcagtgatggtggtggtgatagGAGGTCGAGTCGTCGTGAGGATTATTTcagtgatggtggtggtgatagGAGGAGTCCGAATCGTCGTGAGGATTATTCcagtgatggtggtggtgatagGAGGAGGCCGAATCGTCGTGAGGATTATTCcagtgatggtggtggtgatagGAGGAGGTTGAGTCGTCGTGAGGATTATTCcagtgatggtggtggtgatagGAGGATGTTGAGTCACCGTGAGGATTATTGCGGTGAT CAGCACAGTGATGGTGATGTTGGTAGAGGGAGGCTTAGTCCCCGGCAATCAGAATTTTCTCCCCCGGCTTCATATCCGACAAGAACGGAGTATGGTGGTCGCAGAAGGCATGATCCTCCTTCATATGATGGAAGGCATGACCCCTATACGAACTCAAGAGAGTCGGAACATGTAAATTATGCAATGGACCAAAGAGGCGTTCCCTTCCATGGAAATCCACCCAATGTCCAGTATCATGAATACACCGACCTCGAGTATGGCAGACACAACACTGCTCCTGTTGATAGGTATCCTCTCCAAGAGGACTCTACTGGATTCTATGGTGGGCATTTCAGGGATTACGGAGAGGGATCAGGTTATCGAAAAAGGAACAGATTAAACCCGGAAGATAGGGCTTTGTCTTGTGGTCCGGTTACGGAAAAGTATGCCCTACGCCTtgacctaacgaaccatcatccaGTAAGAAGGCAAGGTGGACTACCGGATGCAGGCTTCTCACGTGATGCTTGGTGA